In one Candidatus Nitronereus thalassa genomic region, the following are encoded:
- a CDS encoding MGMT family protein, protein MASTYETIYGVVKKIPRGCVATYGQIADLAGLPGQPRQVGYALNALRRVHSIPWHRVINAKGEISQRSQPGCEKLQRRLLEGEGLEFDGRGRVSLAQFCWKPRTRR, encoded by the coding sequence ATGGCATCTACCTATGAAACGATCTACGGTGTTGTGAAAAAGATCCCGCGTGGATGTGTGGCGACCTATGGGCAGATTGCGGACCTTGCGGGACTTCCCGGGCAACCTCGGCAAGTTGGCTATGCCCTCAATGCGCTACGGAGAGTTCACTCAATTCCCTGGCATCGGGTGATTAACGCCAAAGGAGAAATCAGCCAACGGTCGCAACCAGGATGTGAAAAGCTTCAGCGGAGGTTGCTTGAAGGTGAAGGCCTTGAGTTTGATGGGCGGGGGCGTGTATCTCTGGCTCAATTTTGTTGGAAACCAAGAACAAGAAGGTGA
- a CDS encoding DUF2846 domain-containing protein encodes MQHVSTVFRHGILVTLLVLMQSCAGPQFQPASPDAGNALLYIYEPSALLSDGEHNLVAVNEKIVAEVEPGSYFVMTIPPGRISITRKLVSTFGLLSPSAHIGLWEGFVEVESFGAKGGQRYYIRFPEGVYVEDEQRALDQLYGLKLLQPYQE; translated from the coding sequence ATGCAACATGTTTCGACCGTTTTTCGACATGGTATCCTTGTGACCTTGCTGGTCCTGATGCAGAGCTGTGCCGGGCCGCAATTTCAACCAGCGTCGCCAGATGCTGGAAACGCCTTGTTGTACATTTATGAACCTTCAGCGCTTTTGTCTGATGGGGAACATAACCTGGTTGCGGTGAATGAAAAAATTGTGGCCGAGGTAGAGCCTGGTAGTTATTTTGTGATGACCATCCCGCCCGGCCGGATTTCCATTACCCGCAAATTGGTTTCAACTTTTGGTCTGTTGTCCCCAAGCGCTCATATTGGCCTATGGGAGGGATTTGTCGAGGTGGAAAGTTTTGGAGCCAAAGGCGGACAACGATATTACATTCGCTTTCCCGAAGGTGTCTATGTAGAAGATGAACAACGGGCGCTTGACCAATTGTATGGACTCAAATTATTGCAACCCTATCAGGAATAA
- a CDS encoding endonuclease/exonuclease/phosphatase family protein, with product MAIRLCSYNIEWFNHLFNTNNSMKTGQESVERLEAIHRVLKQVNPDLIGITEAPNSTSTGTQSTVTKLENFASHFGLRTSKAKVGYISGGAQEIAVLYDPAILTVSHAPGGSTTSKSNPRFNGEYQFDTDDDRIKELYNHYRPPLEVKVKVKASGNEFRVIVAHTKSKGIFSSVDMVHLERESRRNRLKIFAECSWIRRRVDEWLDKGYHVVVMGDINDGPGMDEYEMRYGRSGVEILMGSIFEPERLLRNHAGKPKWGNLGWAPSSVRFKDRITETYINVLIDHILISSGLKTSGQTPYQIWNPYENDVAKPFKVDLLKASDHFPISINLNV from the coding sequence ATGGCGATTCGGCTGTGTTCCTATAACATTGAGTGGTTTAATCATCTTTTTAATACCAATAACTCCATGAAAACCGGCCAGGAGTCAGTGGAACGCTTAGAGGCGATTCATAGGGTGTTGAAGCAGGTCAATCCCGATTTGATTGGGATTACTGAGGCTCCGAATTCTACCTCCACGGGAACACAGTCTACGGTCACGAAACTTGAAAATTTTGCTTCTCATTTCGGACTTCGCACCAGCAAAGCTAAGGTCGGATATATTTCCGGCGGCGCGCAGGAAATTGCCGTTTTGTATGATCCTGCCATTCTGACGGTGTCGCATGCTCCTGGAGGCTCAACGACTTCAAAGTCCAATCCGCGGTTTAATGGGGAGTACCAGTTTGATACAGACGATGATCGTATCAAAGAATTATACAACCACTATCGCCCTCCGCTTGAAGTCAAAGTGAAAGTAAAGGCATCTGGAAATGAATTTCGGGTCATCGTTGCTCATACGAAATCCAAGGGTATCTTCAGTAGCGTCGACATGGTGCACCTGGAACGTGAGTCGCGGCGGAATCGCCTGAAAATTTTTGCGGAATGCAGCTGGATTCGCCGTCGTGTGGATGAATGGCTCGACAAGGGGTATCACGTCGTGGTGATGGGGGATATCAATGATGGACCCGGGATGGACGAATATGAAATGCGGTATGGTCGCAGTGGGGTAGAAATCCTGATGGGAAGCATTTTTGAACCCGAACGACTTCTTCGCAATCATGCGGGCAAACCGAAATGGGGAAATTTAGGGTGGGCGCCTTCGTCGGTGCGGTTTAAGGATCGAATCACGGAAACCTATATTAACGTGCTGATCGATCATATTCTTATTTCTTCTGGTCTGAAAACGTCAGGGCAGACACCGTATCAAATTTGGAATCCCTATGAGAATGATGTGGCTAAGCCTTTCAAGGTTGATCTCTTGAAGGCTTCCGATCATTTTCCTATTAGTATTAATCTGAATGTATAG
- a CDS encoding TfoX/Sxy family protein yields the protein MSEFVEYLKEVFIDFGQIQARKMFGGYGIYHQGVMFGLVADDRLYLKTDTETAKVFETKGLGPFEYDKGDKMVKMSYHLAPDELLDDPQEAAIWAKRSYDVAVRAKTLKKPKSQKSRAWGRN from the coding sequence ATGAGCGAGTTCGTTGAATATCTGAAAGAGGTCTTTATTGATTTCGGCCAGATACAAGCCCGCAAAATGTTTGGCGGGTATGGCATCTATCACCAAGGAGTGATGTTCGGATTGGTCGCCGATGATCGGTTATACTTGAAAACAGATACCGAGACCGCGAAAGTTTTTGAAACCAAAGGCTTAGGACCCTTTGAATATGACAAAGGTGATAAAATGGTGAAGATGTCCTATCACTTGGCCCCTGATGAACTGTTAGACGATCCTCAAGAGGCGGCCATTTGGGCGAAACGGTCATATGATGTCGCCGTTCGGGCAAAGACTCTGAAGAAGCCCAAATCTCAAAAATCCAGAGCGTGGGGGAGAAATTAA
- a CDS encoding cupredoxin domain-containing protein: MNDQMFKKLWGLRLSLLVMLLIGLSGIGLHAKAKGPTHQISVTATDFKFMPNIWTLQSGQPVSITFMNHGVQEHEWVLLKQGAEVVLPFDDDDESKVYWEIESGPGATKEGRFVVPAQPGSYTIVCGKPRHIERGMKATLLVE, from the coding sequence ATGAACGATCAAATGTTTAAGAAACTGTGGGGGCTGCGACTTAGCTTGTTGGTTATGCTGTTGATCGGACTGAGTGGGATTGGCCTCCATGCAAAGGCAAAGGGTCCAACACATCAGATTTCCGTGACGGCCACGGATTTTAAATTTATGCCCAATATCTGGACTCTTCAATCAGGACAGCCAGTATCCATAACGTTTATGAATCACGGGGTTCAAGAGCATGAATGGGTGTTACTTAAACAGGGGGCTGAGGTTGTTTTGCCATTTGATGACGATGACGAAAGCAAAGTCTATTGGGAAATTGAATCAGGTCCGGGGGCGACGAAGGAAGGCAGGTTTGTGGTACCGGCTCAGCCTGGAAGCTATACGATTGTCTGTGGAAAGCCCCGCCATATCGAACGAGGGATGAAAGCTACCTTGTTGGTCGAGTGA
- a CDS encoding DUF5069 domain-containing protein: MSTSAYPRSPKEQLGGLCHLGRLIDKIRMRHSGLLQEYNYLTTGFDKYLLDYLGIKGDVLEQRVLEGGTDEEILAWVQGHGKSMTEEEKRQWNEMVLNGEPKNDMAQGRFNALLTGIAEKRGVSVDQLPKITKWVEAIDLDEERL; encoded by the coding sequence ATGAGCACGTCAGCCTATCCCCGAAGTCCCAAAGAACAACTCGGTGGCCTCTGCCATCTCGGTCGATTAATTGATAAAATTCGAATGCGTCATTCTGGACTTCTACAAGAATACAATTATCTGACCACCGGATTCGATAAATATTTGCTTGATTATTTGGGGATCAAGGGAGACGTGCTAGAACAGCGTGTCCTTGAAGGTGGAACGGACGAGGAAATCCTGGCATGGGTTCAGGGTCATGGAAAATCCATGACAGAAGAGGAAAAAAGGCAATGGAATGAGATGGTCCTCAATGGAGAGCCAAAGAATGACATGGCTCAAGGACGCTTCAACGCGCTTCTGACTGGCATCGCTGAAAAACGAGGTGTATCAGTCGACCAATTACCCAAGATTACGAAATGGGTCGAGGCAATCGATCTCGACGAAGAACGGCTATAA
- a CDS encoding STAS domain-containing protein has protein sequence MEISGYWEKDARVISLSGEIDPSEWKVLEAAFLAAQVAQRRHIVLNLSQMVGAEPWIIVKLFFSYLQLRQQGIRLSLVNPQPFIRKKLEPTNIPAFVDYFSTEQEALKAA, from the coding sequence ATGGAGATTTCTGGTTACTGGGAAAAAGATGCCCGGGTGATTTCTCTTTCTGGTGAAATTGACCCATCAGAATGGAAGGTGCTGGAAGCCGCTTTTCTTGCGGCGCAAGTTGCGCAACGGCGACATATTGTTTTGAATCTAAGCCAAATGGTTGGTGCAGAACCATGGATCATTGTGAAACTGTTTTTCAGTTATCTGCAGCTTCGGCAACAGGGGATTCGATTAAGTTTAGTCAACCCCCAACCCTTTATCCGCAAAAAGTTAGAACCCACCAATATTCCCGCGTTTGTCGATTACTTCTCCACCGAGCAAGAGGCATTGAAAGCCGCCTAA
- a CDS encoding FKBP-type peptidyl-prolyl cis-trans isomerase, with translation MIGGQLFLVRWMVLIGLLFWVNSISPVNAESQSSPTVRAGKQVSFEYTLRLDDQKILDSNVDGEPISYLHGLEQLMPGLENGLEGLGVGESKKIIVQPEDGYGPIDEHAFMEADRARIPQESLHVGAIVEGRDSTGRPLYPRIKEIRETEVILDYNHPLAGKVLYFDVRVLDIKKPEVPPHHE, from the coding sequence ATGATAGGTGGTCAATTATTTTTGGTTCGATGGATGGTGCTGATTGGACTGTTGTTTTGGGTGAATTCTATTTCACCAGTTAATGCAGAAAGCCAAAGTAGTCCCACGGTGAGGGCCGGCAAACAGGTATCTTTTGAATATACTCTCCGCTTAGATGACCAAAAAATATTGGATTCCAATGTTGATGGTGAGCCGATTTCCTATCTTCATGGTCTTGAACAATTGATGCCTGGCCTTGAAAATGGTCTTGAAGGATTAGGGGTGGGGGAGTCCAAGAAAATTATCGTCCAGCCAGAAGATGGGTACGGACCTATCGATGAACATGCGTTTATGGAGGCGGATCGGGCGCGTATTCCCCAAGAATCGTTACATGTGGGGGCCATTGTTGAAGGCCGGGATAGTACGGGGCGTCCGCTGTATCCCCGCATCAAGGAAATTAGGGAGACTGAAGTCATTCTTGATTACAATCATCCTTTAGCAGGAAAAGTGTTGTATTTTGATGTGAGGGTCTTGGACATTAAAAAACCCGAGGTTCCTCCGCATCATGAATAA
- a CDS encoding methyltransferase gives MPPIPTPEKIMQLGMAFWGAKTLLSAVELEVFTVLAKHPLDADTLQQQLCLHPRSARDFFDALVALGMLERHGGKYSNTSDADQFLDKAKPSYIGGFLEMSNARLYRFWGSLTEGLKTGKPQNEAKEGGNFFETLYSDPAKLKSFLQSMTGISMGASMAIARKFPWAKYQTYVDIGSAQGGLIAQVAKAHPHLTGGGFDLPLTGTIFEEYLASFGLSDRFKFIPGDFFHDPLPHADVLSMGHILHDWDLAQKRMLLKKAYDALPAGGALIVFEALIDDERRENAFGLLMSLNMLIELPGGFDYTGADCCGWMKETGFREMRVEHLAGPDSMVIGIK, from the coding sequence ATGCCTCCCATCCCAACACCAGAAAAAATCATGCAACTTGGCATGGCATTTTGGGGAGCCAAGACCTTGCTCAGTGCCGTGGAACTGGAAGTGTTTACCGTCCTAGCGAAGCACCCTTTAGATGCTGACACCTTACAACAACAGCTCTGCCTTCATCCTCGAAGCGCACGAGATTTTTTTGATGCGTTAGTCGCATTAGGCATGTTGGAACGCCATGGGGGGAAATACTCCAATACTTCAGATGCCGACCAATTTCTGGATAAGGCAAAACCCTCATACATTGGTGGATTTTTGGAAATGTCCAATGCAAGGTTGTATCGATTTTGGGGATCGCTCACCGAGGGGCTCAAAACCGGAAAGCCGCAAAATGAAGCAAAAGAAGGAGGAAATTTTTTCGAAACGCTCTATAGCGATCCAGCCAAACTGAAAAGTTTTTTGCAATCCATGACCGGCATTAGCATGGGAGCCAGTATGGCCATTGCCCGAAAGTTTCCTTGGGCAAAATATCAGACCTATGTGGACATTGGCTCGGCTCAAGGCGGACTGATTGCACAAGTGGCGAAAGCCCATCCACATCTTACGGGTGGGGGCTTTGATTTACCCCTCACTGGAACAATCTTTGAAGAATACCTCGCCTCGTTTGGGCTCAGCGACCGGTTTAAGTTTATACCTGGAGACTTTTTCCACGATCCGTTACCTCACGCCGATGTCTTATCCATGGGACATATTCTGCATGATTGGGATCTGGCGCAAAAGAGAATGTTGTTGAAAAAAGCCTATGATGCCTTGCCTGCGGGCGGTGCCTTAATAGTGTTCGAAGCACTGATCGACGATGAACGGCGTGAGAATGCCTTTGGACTGCTCATGAGTCTTAATATGCTAATTGAATTACCTGGAGGCTTTGATTACACCGGGGCAGATTGTTGTGGCTGGATGAAAGAAACAGGATTTCGAGAAATGCGAGTTGAGCACCTGGCCGGTCCGGATTCGATGGTGATCGGAATTAAGTAA
- the hemW gene encoding radical SAM family heme chaperone HemW — protein sequence MNSTSLQEILSKQSNPSLGLYIHIPFCRVRCQFCAFYVQIQQEEKILAFLTGLEREITLYGKKVGLENVPVTSVYFGGGTPTVLSSRQLLHILDGIHSNFSVQSDAEISLEAHPGAMNREDLDSLRSGGFNRLSIGAQSFDDRELLQLGGRSMSLTTHAAVEAARQSGFENISLDLMYGFPGHTTPSWKRTLDVTITLAPTHLSCYAFTVDEGSQVYEKVEGGTLCAPDEEMQTRLAEFTREYLTVAGYQQYEISNFCRQGFPCHHNLRYWQGDSYLGLGPSAQSFVSGVRFGNLADLDLYGSTLAGGAVPVEQVEVLDPQEIQRELIVFGLRTIQGVPMEHIQNLSRGDVQWDRALNTLKSQGLLAEAEGCMHLTNKGIQFADNVAVTLL from the coding sequence ATGAACAGTACATCTTTGCAAGAAATTCTTTCTAAACAATCGAACCCGAGTCTGGGGTTGTACATTCACATTCCCTTTTGTCGGGTTCGATGCCAATTTTGTGCTTTCTATGTGCAGATACAACAGGAAGAAAAGATTCTGGCCTTCCTGACAGGGCTGGAAAGGGAAATTACATTGTATGGAAAAAAGGTTGGATTGGAAAATGTTCCCGTCACTTCAGTGTATTTCGGGGGAGGAACGCCGACGGTGTTGTCCTCCAGGCAACTGCTTCATATTTTGGATGGAATACACTCCAACTTTTCAGTTCAAAGTGATGCTGAAATCTCTCTGGAGGCTCACCCTGGGGCAATGAATCGTGAAGATTTAGATTCGCTACGATCCGGTGGTTTCAATCGGCTCAGCATAGGGGCTCAATCATTTGATGATCGAGAATTGCTTCAATTGGGGGGGCGATCCATGAGCCTTACCACCCATGCGGCGGTGGAAGCGGCTCGTCAGTCTGGATTTGAGAATATCAGCCTGGACCTCATGTATGGATTTCCCGGACATACCACTCCTTCCTGGAAGCGCACTCTAGACGTCACGATAACCTTGGCACCGACTCATCTGTCTTGTTATGCGTTTACCGTTGATGAAGGTTCGCAAGTGTACGAAAAGGTAGAGGGTGGGACTCTGTGTGCTCCCGATGAGGAAATGCAAACCAGGCTTGCAGAGTTTACACGTGAGTACCTAACGGTAGCCGGGTATCAACAATACGAAATTTCCAATTTCTGTCGTCAGGGTTTTCCGTGTCACCATAATCTTCGGTATTGGCAAGGTGATTCGTATTTAGGATTAGGCCCCAGCGCACAGTCCTTTGTCAGTGGGGTACGATTTGGGAATTTAGCGGATCTCGACTTGTATGGCTCCACATTAGCTGGAGGGGCCGTCCCTGTGGAGCAAGTCGAAGTGCTCGATCCCCAAGAAATACAGCGTGAGCTTATTGTTTTTGGTCTAAGAACGATTCAGGGCGTACCTATGGAACATATTCAGAATCTTTCCCGTGGGGATGTTCAATGGGATCGGGCCTTAAATACCTTGAAAAGTCAGGGACTACTGGCGGAGGCTGAGGGATGTATGCATTTAACGAATAAAGGGATTCAATTCGCCGATAACGTGGCAGTAACGCTGTTATAG
- a CDS encoding DUF4112 domain-containing protein: protein MDDQTKYRRPTVEPVLEEDQDREQIRAFADFIARLMDSAFLIPGTRIRIGLDPLLGLLPGAGDIIANLIGSSILFLATQLQVPKIIMVRMALNMGLNTVIGAIPGFGDLFSVWFRSNEKNAQLLRRHTTRSASPTTSGDWVFVIGLTLLLFISVGAILTLIVLGIQSIWKFGGS from the coding sequence ATGGATGATCAGACAAAATATAGAAGACCGACGGTTGAACCAGTTCTTGAAGAAGACCAGGATCGCGAACAAATTCGAGCCTTCGCCGATTTTATCGCACGTCTCATGGATTCCGCATTTTTGATCCCAGGGACACGCATACGAATCGGCCTAGACCCCCTGCTCGGCCTTCTTCCCGGTGCCGGGGACATTATCGCTAATCTGATTGGTTCCTCAATCCTATTTCTCGCCACCCAATTACAGGTTCCCAAAATTATTATGGTACGAATGGCGCTCAACATGGGACTGAATACCGTCATTGGCGCCATACCGGGCTTTGGAGACTTGTTTTCAGTTTGGTTTCGCAGCAATGAAAAAAACGCACAATTGTTGCGCCGGCATACTACCCGCAGCGCCTCCCCTACCACATCAGGAGACTGGGTGTTTGTGATAGGACTGACCTTGCTCCTCTTTATTTCTGTGGGAGCAATCCTTACTCTGATCGTCTTGGGAATTCAAAGCATATGGAAATTTGGGGGATCCTAG
- a CDS encoding DUF2779 domain-containing protein yields MNTFIPRPPRLSKSRFLSGLQCEKRLYFEAHAPELASEIDGQRQAMLDMGRHIGDTAQLCFPGGQLVTEGYRQSGAALERTATLMANPDIPAIFEAAFQYEGTLIRVDILERTAEQTWRLIEVKASSRVKAVHFDDLAVQAYVLQGAGIAISNICLMHMNRHYVYQGDEVDLRQLFAIEDLTEAILPRLLEIPSQLERMRALLLRENPPEREPDGHCHTPYECPFWDHCTKGKSERWIFYLPGTKDVVRRMMKQGIERIDDIPSRIKLSALQQRMKDNVEWISPELPHILSSVEYPVHHLDFETFMPAIPLYPRTRPYQPIPTQWSNHVEFENFQLRHETYLCTDPHDPREDLARALLDSLGTVGSICVYSDYEKYVLTALAEALPSLRTELLQLTRRLWDLLAVIQSHYYHPGFGGSFSIKSVLPTLVPSLSYSNLEIQNGASASGIYHQMVFRETDWVEQQRLEAALHEYCARDTLGMVELRRVLAEKARRMAPSPTSPTHSA; encoded by the coding sequence ATGAATACCTTTATTCCGCGCCCACCCCGTTTGTCAAAATCCCGTTTTCTCTCTGGTCTACAATGCGAAAAAAGGCTGTATTTTGAAGCGCATGCTCCTGAATTAGCCAGTGAGATCGATGGCCAACGTCAAGCCATGCTGGATATGGGGCGGCACATTGGTGATACGGCCCAATTATGTTTTCCTGGTGGGCAACTCGTGACCGAGGGATATCGTCAATCCGGAGCAGCTTTGGAACGGACGGCGACCCTCATGGCCAACCCTGACATTCCCGCGATTTTTGAAGCAGCATTTCAATATGAAGGAACCCTTATCCGAGTCGATATTCTCGAAAGAACCGCGGAGCAGACCTGGCGGCTCATCGAGGTCAAGGCGTCTTCCCGGGTGAAGGCTGTCCATTTTGATGATTTGGCTGTTCAGGCCTATGTGTTACAGGGGGCGGGAATTGCCATCTCCAACATTTGTTTAATGCACATGAATCGGCATTATGTCTATCAGGGGGATGAGGTGGATCTTCGGCAGCTCTTTGCCATTGAGGATCTTACGGAAGCCATACTCCCGCGATTACTTGAAATTCCCAGTCAATTAGAACGCATGCGCGCCCTGTTGTTGAGGGAAAATCCTCCGGAGAGAGAGCCAGATGGCCATTGCCATACGCCTTATGAGTGTCCCTTTTGGGATCATTGCACCAAGGGAAAATCTGAACGATGGATTTTTTATTTGCCCGGGACAAAGGACGTGGTCAGACGAATGATGAAGCAGGGAATCGAGCGAATCGACGATATTCCCTCCCGGATAAAATTGTCGGCCTTGCAGCAGCGCATGAAAGATAATGTCGAGTGGATTTCCCCTGAACTTCCACACATTTTGTCATCGGTGGAATATCCTGTACATCATTTGGATTTTGAAACATTCATGCCGGCGATTCCCCTGTACCCACGAACTCGTCCTTACCAACCAATTCCCACCCAATGGTCGAATCATGTGGAATTTGAGAACTTTCAATTACGCCACGAGACCTATTTATGTACCGATCCGCACGACCCGAGGGAGGATTTGGCTCGGGCTCTTCTCGATTCCTTGGGGACAGTCGGAAGTATTTGTGTGTATTCCGATTATGAAAAATATGTATTAACAGCACTGGCCGAAGCTTTGCCATCGTTGCGTACCGAACTCCTTCAGTTAACCCGCCGCCTGTGGGACCTTCTGGCGGTGATTCAATCACATTATTACCACCCCGGTTTCGGAGGGTCGTTTTCTATAAAGTCGGTATTGCCCACATTGGTGCCTTCGTTAAGTTATTCGAATTTAGAAATCCAAAATGGAGCCTCAGCATCTGGCATCTATCATCAGATGGTTTTTCGGGAAACCGATTGGGTGGAACAGCAGAGATTAGAGGCAGCACTACACGAATATTGTGCGCGAGATACCTTGGGAATGGTGGAATTGCGTCGGGTGTTGGCTGAGAAGGCACGACGCATGGCGCCTTCCCCAACATCACCGACTCATTCTGCTTGA
- the aroQ gene encoding type II 3-dehydroquinate dehydratase — translation MIRILVLHGPNLNMLGVREENIYGTQTLNDINGMLATWAKDAGVHLEAKQSNREGELVTWIQEARGQFDAIVINPAAYTHTSIALRDAVLSAEMPTVEVHLSNIYQREEFRQHSYLAGVALGQISGFGSTSYLLGVQAALDHIQSKLQSSPSS, via the coding sequence ATGATTCGGATTCTGGTCTTGCACGGTCCAAACTTAAATATGCTTGGGGTGCGTGAAGAGAATATTTACGGAACTCAAACCCTCAATGATATCAATGGTATGCTTGCCACATGGGCCAAGGATGCCGGGGTTCACCTCGAAGCTAAACAATCCAATCGTGAAGGGGAATTGGTCACCTGGATCCAGGAGGCCAGGGGGCAGTTTGACGCTATTGTCATCAATCCCGCTGCCTATACTCACACCAGTATCGCCTTACGAGATGCGGTCTTAAGTGCGGAGATGCCGACCGTAGAGGTCCATCTTTCAAATATTTATCAGCGAGAAGAATTCAGACAGCACTCCTATTTAGCAGGAGTGGCGCTTGGGCAGATCAGCGGTTTTGGCTCAACCAGCTACTTATTAGGGGTGCAGGCTGCCCTTGATCATATCCAATCAAAACTACAATCTTCACCCTCATCGTAA
- the efp gene encoding elongation factor P — protein MISTSEFRNGVRLEIDGAPFYIVEFQHVKPGKGGAFVRTKVKNLKTGQVLERTFRSGEKFNEPDIEEFAMQFLYGSGDSYTFMDTSTYEQVTYEKSQLGDNTDLLKEETIVQILTYQGKPISVELPTFLELKVVETDPGVRGDTASGGTKPAVVETGATIKVPLYLESGEVIKVDTRSREYVERVR, from the coding sequence GTGATTTCAACATCTGAATTTAGAAATGGCGTCAGGCTTGAGATTGATGGCGCGCCATTTTACATTGTCGAGTTTCAACATGTGAAACCTGGCAAAGGCGGGGCCTTTGTCCGGACCAAAGTGAAAAATCTGAAAACAGGACAAGTCCTGGAACGCACGTTTCGATCTGGTGAAAAATTTAATGAGCCGGATATCGAGGAATTTGCCATGCAGTTTTTGTATGGAAGCGGCGACTCCTATACGTTTATGGATACCAGCACTTATGAACAGGTGACCTATGAAAAAAGTCAACTTGGAGATAATACCGATTTACTGAAAGAAGAAACCATTGTTCAAATTTTGACCTATCAAGGAAAGCCCATTTCTGTAGAGTTGCCGACGTTTTTGGAGCTTAAAGTCGTGGAAACTGACCCTGGGGTTCGTGGTGATACGGCGAGTGGGGGAACCAAGCCTGCCGTTGTGGAAACAGGGGCCACGATAAAGGTTCCTCTCTATTTGGAATCTGGCGAAGTTATAAAAGTTGACACCAGAAGCCGAGAATATGTTGAACGGGTACGGTAA
- the accB gene encoding acetyl-CoA carboxylase biotin carboxyl carrier protein, which yields MRSEQRKEIQDLVQILTDQNLTEIEVERKDLRIRIRRDHAPMISTPPVSAPPVIESGGETAPQIPKESSDVGNARLLTVTSPIVGTFYRSPSPDADAYVEENDIVSKGQVLCIVEAMKLMNEIESEADGRLVKALVESGASVEYGQPLFLIDPITTS from the coding sequence ATGAGAAGTGAACAACGTAAAGAGATTCAAGACCTCGTTCAAATTCTTACCGATCAAAATTTGACGGAGATCGAGGTTGAACGCAAAGATTTGCGGATTCGAATTCGGAGAGATCATGCGCCAATGATTTCCACTCCGCCAGTATCGGCTCCTCCCGTGATAGAGTCTGGTGGGGAAACTGCCCCTCAAATTCCTAAGGAATCCTCCGATGTTGGCAATGCCAGACTCTTAACCGTCACATCTCCCATCGTCGGTACCTTTTATCGTTCACCATCTCCTGATGCGGATGCCTATGTGGAAGAAAATGATATTGTGAGTAAGGGACAGGTTCTTTGTATTGTCGAGGCGATGAAGTTAATGAACGAGATCGAATCCGAAGCCGATGGGCGTCTGGTCAAAGCGCTTGTTGAAAGTGGGGCCTCAGTGGAATATGGCCAACCTTTATTTTTAATAGACCCCATTACCACTTCCTAG